The following coding sequences are from one Canis lupus baileyi chromosome 23, mCanLup2.hap1, whole genome shotgun sequence window:
- the RASSF10 gene encoding ras association domain-containing protein 10 → MDPSERKISVWICQEEKLVSGLSRRTTCSDVVRVLLEDGCRRRRRQRRGRRRGAAGDSPGRDELRELLDEDDEDDEEALPQGLLCGPPQCYCIVEKWRGFERILPNKTRILRLWAAWGDEQENVRFVLVRSEASLPNAGPRSAEARVVLSRERPCSARGVPARPSPALTQEKQRRVVRKAFRKLAKLNRRRQQQPSSPRSSTSSSTASSCSSPPRAAESASVERMETLVHLVLSQDHTIRQQVQRLRELDREIDRYEAKVHLDRMRRHGVNYVQDTYLVGAGGEVDGPGPGGEEAAAAAPADGEAQAAALEELARRCDDLLRLQEQRAQQEELLERLSAEIQEELNQRWMRRRQEELAAREEPLEPGGGLDGELLLEQERVRTQLSTSLYIGLRLNTDLEAVKSDLDYSQQQWDSKERELQGLLQTLHTLELTGAPDGALGAGGPARDARPPGCAEGWVDQARGLAKSCPGNDEDSDTGLSSMHSQDSDSVPVCESLV, encoded by the coding sequence ATGGATCCTTCGGAGAGGAAGATATCGGTGTGGATCTGCCAGGAGGAGAAGCTGGTGTCCGGCCTGTCCCGCCGCACCACCTGCTCGGACGTGGTGCGGGTGCTGCTGGAGGACGGCTGCCGGCGGCGACGGAGGcagcggcggggccggcggcggggggcggccggcGACTCCCCGGGCCGGGACGAGCTGCGGGAGCTCCTGGACGAGGACGACGAGGACGACGAGGAGGCGCTGCCGCAGGGCCTGCTGTGCGGGCCCCCGCAGTGCTATTGCATCGTGGAGAAGTGGCGGGGCTTTGAGCGCATCCTGCCTAACAAGACGCGCATCTTGCGCCTCTGGGCCGCCTGGGGCGACGAGCAAGAGAACGTGCGCTTCGTGCTGGTGCGCAGCGAGGCGTCCCTCCCCAACGCGGGCCCCCGCAGCGCCGAGGCGCGCGTCGTGCTCAGTCGGGAGCGCCCCTGCTCGGCCCGGGGGGTCCCGGCGCGGCCCAGCCCGGCCCTGACGCAGGAGAAGCAGCGGCGGGTGGTGCGCAAGGCCTTCCGCAAGCTGGCCAAGCTCAACCGGCGGCGCCAGCAGCAGCCGTCGTCGCCCCGCTCGTCCACCTCGTCGTCCACCGCATCGTCCTGCTCGTCGCCGCCGCGGGCCGCCGAGAGCGCGTCGGTGGAGCGCATGGAGACGCTGGTGCATCTGGTGCTCTCCCAGGACCACACCATCCGCCAGCAGGTGCAGCGGCTCCGCGAGCTGGATCGCGAGATCGACCGCTACGAGGCCAAGGTGCACCTGGACCGCATGCGGCGGCACGGAGTCAACTACGTGCAGGACACTTACTTGGTGGGCGCCGGCGGCGAGGTCGACGGGCCCGGCCCCGGGggcgaggaggcggcggcggcggcccccgcgGACGGCGAGGCGCAGGCGGCCGCGCTGGAGGAGCTGGCCCGGCGGTGCGACGACCTGCTGCGGCTGCAGGAGCAGCGGGCCCAGCAGGAGGAGTTGCTCGAGCGCCTCTCGGCCGAGATCCAGGAGGAGCTGAACCAGAGGTGGATGCGGAGGCGCCAGGAGGAGCTCGCCGCGCGGGAGGAGCCCCTGGAGCCCGGCGGCGGCCTCGACGGCGAGCTGCTGCTGGAGCAGGAGCGGGTCAGGACGCAGCTCAGCACCAGCCTCTACATCGGGCTCCGGCTCAACACGGACCTGGAGGCCGTCAAGTCGGACTTGGATTACAGCCAGCAGCAGTGGGACAGCAAGGAGCGCGAGCTGCAGGGCCTCCTCCAGACTTTGCACACGCTGGAGCTGACGGGGGCGCCCGACGGCGCTCTGGGTGCTGGCGGGCCCGCCCGGGACGCCCGGCCTCCGGGCTGCGCCGAGGGGTGGGTGGACCAGGCCCGCGGACTGGCCAAGAGCTGTCCCGGCAACGACGAGGACTCGGACACCGGGCTGAGCTCCATGCACAGCCAGGACTCGGACTCGGTGCCCGTGTGCGAATCTCTAGTGTAA